The Mesorhizobium sp. NBSH29 genome has a segment encoding these proteins:
- a CDS encoding TIGR03808 family TAT-translocated repetitive protein, translating into MRGSINATELGARPGALDDQSKTFQRMLDKAGTENIPLFLPPGTYVVSNLTLPRSIRLAGVPGATRIVYGGDGYLLAAENAEHIALDGLVLDGANRWIGEQSNGLVDLRGVRQFTVDQCTVLGSGKHGLALERVSGRIERSEITGAADAGVYSIEAGRLAITGNSVTDCANGGILVHRWQIGEDNTVISGNRIERIAARNGGTGQNGNGINAFRANGVMISGNSVADCAFSAIRANSASNLQVNANTCLRSGETAIYAEFAFDGAVINSNIVDGGANGISIVNFNNGGRMGVCNGNIVRNLSAKGPYPADAPGFGTGIAVEADCVVTGNVVENAPLFGISIGWGPYMRNVVATGNLIRKAGTGIAVSVVEGTGLATVTDNIIDTATKGGVVGYRWAEAATGDLALDASEAPANLTVSGNQVS; encoded by the coding sequence ATGCGCGGCTCGATCAATGCCACCGAGCTTGGCGCGCGGCCGGGCGCACTCGACGACCAGAGCAAGACTTTTCAACGCATGCTCGACAAGGCCGGCACGGAAAACATTCCGCTGTTCCTGCCGCCGGGCACTTATGTCGTGTCCAATCTGACATTGCCGCGCAGCATCCGACTGGCTGGCGTGCCCGGCGCCACGCGCATCGTCTATGGCGGCGACGGCTATCTGCTGGCTGCCGAAAACGCCGAACACATCGCGCTTGACGGACTGGTGCTCGATGGGGCCAACCGCTGGATCGGCGAACAATCCAATGGTCTCGTCGACCTCAGGGGCGTGCGCCAGTTTACCGTCGATCAATGCACGGTGCTGGGCAGCGGCAAGCATGGACTGGCGCTGGAGCGGGTTTCGGGGCGCATAGAGCGCAGCGAGATCACCGGCGCAGCAGACGCTGGAGTTTACTCCATCGAGGCCGGAAGGCTAGCCATCACCGGCAACAGCGTCACCGACTGCGCCAATGGTGGCATTCTGGTCCATCGCTGGCAGATCGGCGAGGACAATACGGTCATCAGCGGTAACCGCATTGAGCGGATTGCGGCGCGCAACGGGGGCACCGGTCAGAACGGCAATGGCATCAATGCGTTTCGCGCCAATGGTGTCATGATTTCTGGGAATTCAGTGGCCGACTGCGCGTTTTCAGCCATTCGCGCCAACTCGGCCAGCAATCTGCAGGTCAACGCCAACACGTGCCTGCGCTCGGGCGAGACGGCGATCTACGCCGAATTTGCTTTCGATGGCGCAGTCATTAATTCCAACATTGTCGATGGCGGCGCGAATGGCATTTCGATCGTCAACTTCAACAATGGTGGACGCATGGGCGTCTGCAACGGCAATATCGTGCGCAACCTGTCGGCCAAAGGCCCCTACCCGGCTGATGCGCCTGGTTTTGGCACCGGCATTGCGGTGGAAGCGGATTGCGTTGTCACCGGCAATGTGGTGGAGAACGCACCGCTTTTTGGCATCAGCATCGGCTGGGGCCCCTACATGCGCAACGTGGTTGCGACGGGTAACCTGATCCGCAAGGCGGGCACTGGCATCGCGGTTTCGGTGGTCGAGGGTACTGGGCTTGCCACTGTCACCGACAACATCATCGACACTGCCACCAAGGGCGGCGTGGTCGGCTATCGCTGGGCTGAAGCGGCCACCGGAGATCTGGCTCTGGATGCGAGTGAAGCACCGGCCAATCTCACGGTCAGCGGCAATCAGGTCAGCTGA
- a CDS encoding GreA/GreB family elongation factor, translated as MSRAFTREDDSESALADIGERPVSQHRNIVTPEGLAAIDAELHRLRAELGMAEGAASRERIATVSRDLRYWNSRRETAEVSVPEPDSPVLRFGMTVTIEDDADNRNTWRIVGEDEADAAHGTISHVSPMALALFGKSVGDLATVNGKEWEIVAMEAGQD; from the coding sequence ATGAGCAGAGCATTTACGCGCGAAGACGACAGCGAGAGCGCGCTCGCCGACATCGGTGAACGCCCGGTCAGCCAGCATCGGAATATTGTCACGCCGGAAGGGCTTGCAGCGATTGATGCCGAACTTCACCGCCTGCGCGCCGAACTCGGCATGGCGGAGGGCGCGGCAAGCCGCGAGCGCATCGCCACTGTCTCACGCGATCTGCGCTACTGGAATTCGCGCCGGGAGACTGCCGAAGTTTCGGTGCCGGAACCGGACAGCCCCGTGTTGCGCTTCGGCATGACGGTGACGATCGAGGACGACGCGGACAACCGCAATACCTGGCGGATCGTCGGCGAGGATGAAGCCGACGCCGCACACGGCACCATCTCCCACGTTTCGCCCATGGCCCTTGCCCTGTTTGGCAAGTCCGTCGGTGATCTTGCGACAGTCAACGGCAAGGAATGGGAAATAGTGGCGATGGAAGCCGGTCAGGACTGA
- a CDS encoding type II toxin-antitoxin system death-on-curing family toxin: MTEYHSRAFVEGLHAEQLRLHGGAAGVRDMGMLESALARPLQKEAYGAPDLAELAAAYLFGIAKNHPFVDGNKRTALAAADLFLVFNGLSLEADEDDLIQFVLMVAAGEIDEDGAAAFFRDHTVEV, translated from the coding sequence ATGACCGAGTACCACTCACGCGCATTTGTTGAGGGATTGCACGCCGAGCAGCTCCGCCTCCATGGCGGGGCCGCCGGTGTGCGTGACATGGGTATGCTGGAGTCAGCGCTTGCACGGCCGCTTCAGAAGGAAGCCTATGGCGCTCCCGATCTAGCCGAACTTGCCGCCGCCTATCTCTTCGGCATCGCCAAGAACCATCCCTTTGTTGATGGTAACAAACGCACGGCACTTGCCGCAGCCGATCTTTTTCTCGTCTTCAACGGGTTGAGCCTCGAGGCCGATGAGGACGACCTGATTCAATTTGTTTTGATGGTCGCCGCCGGCGAAATCGATGAAGACGGCGCGGCAGCGTTTTTTCGGGATCACACGGTGGAAGTCTAG
- a CDS encoding AbrB/MazE/SpoVT family DNA-binding domain-containing protein — protein MNVTVRKIGNSEGVILPKEVLDRHNLRAGDKLVLIEDGENLTLRRSEDPEEFERKMNIARERMKKYEKTYRALAK, from the coding sequence ATGAACGTCACGGTTCGCAAGATCGGAAACTCAGAAGGTGTCATCCTGCCCAAGGAAGTGCTCGACCGGCACAATTTACGTGCGGGAGACAAGCTTGTCTTGATCGAAGATGGAGAAAATTTGACTCTTCGTCGTTCGGAAGATCCTGAAGAGTTCGAGCGCAAGATGAATATTGCCCGCGAGCGGATGAAAAAATACGAAAAGACTTACCGCGCGCTGGCAAAATGA
- the scpA gene encoding methylmalonyl-CoA mutase, with protein MIPDFSKLAWADAKQAPGKAAGAAWETPEGIAIKPVYGANDLDSLPFLDSMPGMAPFIRGPYPTMYVQQPWTIRQYAGFSTAEESNAFYRRNLAAGQKGLSVAFDLATHRGYDSDHPRVAGDVGMAGVAIDSILDMRQLFDGIPLDEMSVSMTMNGAVLPILALYVVAGEEQGVAQKDLSGTIQNDILKEFMVRNTYIYPPKPSMRIISDIIGYTAQHMPKFNSISISGYHIQEAGATVDLELAYTIADGIEYARAGVAAGLDIDSFAPRLSFFWNSGMNFFMEVAKQRAGRLIWATLMQRHFAPKSPKSLALRAHTQTSGWSLTAQDPYNNIIRTMVEAMAATQGGTQSLHTNAFDEALALPTDHSARIARNTQLILQKESGTTRLIDPWGGSSFVEKLTFDLAVRAMQHIDEVESLGGMAAAIEKGIPKLRIEEAAARTQARIDSGEQPMIGINAFQPRDDMKVDVLKIDNAEVRARQLSKLQQLKGTRDVAAVESALDALTKAASNTDQNLLEFAIRAARAKATVGEISLALEKTFGRHVATVQTISGVYRKALGDSPVVDRVQDKIDAFERRSGSKPRILVAKMGQDGHDRGQKVIATAFADLGFDVTVGAMFQTPDEIAKIAVDHDVHIVGASSLAAGHLTLVPELKQALERHGRGDILIVAGGVIPPQDFDAVRAAGAAEIFPPGTVIPEAAERLLDGLLQRK; from the coding sequence ATGATCCCCGATTTTTCGAAGCTAGCCTGGGCCGACGCGAAACAGGCTCCGGGCAAGGCTGCCGGCGCAGCATGGGAGACACCGGAAGGCATCGCGATCAAGCCTGTCTACGGGGCGAACGATCTGGATTCACTACCCTTCCTCGATTCCATGCCGGGTATGGCACCCTTCATCCGTGGGCCCTACCCCACCATGTATGTTCAGCAACCGTGGACGATCCGCCAGTATGCTGGGTTTTCGACGGCCGAGGAGTCCAACGCATTTTACCGCCGCAACCTCGCTGCTGGCCAGAAGGGCCTTTCGGTCGCCTTCGACCTTGCTACCCATCGCGGTTATGACAGCGATCATCCGCGCGTTGCGGGCGACGTCGGGATGGCCGGCGTGGCCATCGATTCCATTCTCGACATGCGCCAGCTTTTTGATGGCATCCCGCTCGACGAGATGTCTGTTTCAATGACCATGAATGGCGCCGTGCTGCCGATCCTGGCGCTCTATGTCGTCGCCGGTGAAGAACAGGGCGTGGCGCAAAAGGATCTTTCCGGCACGATCCAGAACGATATCCTCAAAGAATTCATGGTGCGCAACACCTACATTTATCCGCCAAAACCCTCGATGCGGATCATCTCCGATATCATCGGCTACACCGCGCAGCATATGCCGAAATTCAACTCCATCTCGATTTCCGGCTACCATATCCAGGAAGCCGGTGCGACGGTGGATCTGGAGCTTGCTTATACGATTGCCGACGGCATCGAATATGCCCGTGCCGGGGTGGCAGCGGGGCTCGATATCGACAGTTTTGCGCCGCGCCTGTCGTTCTTCTGGAATTCCGGCATGAATTTCTTTATGGAAGTGGCCAAGCAGCGCGCCGGGCGGCTGATCTGGGCGACACTGATGCAGCGGCATTTTGCGCCCAAAAGTCCGAAATCACTGGCTCTGCGGGCGCATACGCAGACATCCGGTTGGTCGCTGACGGCGCAGGACCCCTACAACAACATCATCCGCACCATGGTAGAGGCGATGGCCGCCACACAAGGCGGCACGCAATCTCTGCACACCAATGCGTTTGACGAGGCTCTGGCACTGCCAACCGACCATTCGGCACGCATTGCCCGCAACACGCAGTTGATCCTGCAAAAGGAATCCGGCACCACGCGATTGATTGACCCCTGGGGTGGTTCTTCTTTCGTCGAAAAACTGACCTTCGATCTCGCCGTCCGTGCCATGCAGCATATTGACGAGGTGGAAAGCCTGGGCGGCATGGCGGCGGCTATCGAGAAGGGCATTCCCAAGCTGCGTATCGAGGAAGCTGCAGCGCGCACGCAGGCCCGCATCGATTCAGGCGAGCAGCCGATGATCGGCATCAACGCCTTCCAGCCGCGAGACGATATGAAGGTCGATGTCCTGAAGATCGACAATGCCGAGGTTCGGGCGCGCCAGCTTTCCAAGCTGCAGCAGCTGAAGGGCACACGCGATGTTGCCGCGGTCGAAAGCGCGCTTGACGCGCTGACCAAGGCTGCCTCCAACACCGACCAGAATCTGCTCGAATTTGCTATCCGCGCGGCCCGCGCCAAGGCGACCGTTGGCGAGATTTCTCTCGCACTGGAAAAGACCTTTGGCCGTCACGTTGCGACCGTGCAGACTATTTCAGGCGTCTATCGCAAGGCGCTGGGCGACAGCCCGGTGGTTGATCGCGTGCAGGACAAGATCGATGCGTTTGAGCGTCGCAGTGGTAGCAAGCCGCGTATTCTTGTCGCCAAAATGGGCCAGGACGGCCATGACCGTGGCCAGAAGGTGATTGCCACCGCCTTTGCAGACCTTGGCTTCGATGTGACCGTCGGCGCGATGTTCCAGACCCCTGACGAGATCGCCAAAATCGCCGTCGACCATGATGTCCACATCGTCGGCGCGTCGTCTTTGGCAGCAGGGCATCTGACGCTGGTGCCTGAGCTCAAACAAGCGCTCGAAAGGCACGGGCGTGGCGACATTTTGATCGTCGCCGGTGGCGTCATTCCCCCGCAGGATTTCGACGCCGTGCGGGCAGCAGGTGCCGCCGAGATTTTCCCGCCCGGCACGGTGATCCCGGAAGCAGCGGAGCGGCTGCTCGACGGGTTGTTGCAACGCAAGTAA